The stretch of DNA aaattccacctcaagtaaaaaagaaaaaagttgaaaatttcaatatgtgAAGTTAAATTCCCATTTAATTAACACATAAAACGCACATTGACTTTTCAACTTACCAAACACGATTGAAGGTTACATGAGAATAAGAAATGCTAAGGAGTACCTTATGGTATCTGATGGTAAGCGAGTCAGACGTACGCCTTGGACCCCGAACGTTCAGGCCCCAAAATTGTGGAAAAAAGATTATCAAAATCtagatataaattattaaataataaaaaaatataacaaatagtATTTAGTGTAGTAATATAGAGTATTATTTTAAACTTAGAGCTAATTCTCAACatctacttttttattattattttttaaaatatttaatgtgtGGTTATGAAAGATTAAACTTTAGAActcttaataattttaaaaaaaatttacgaCTATACCAAAATACtagaaatattattttgataataattaaactatttatatagggcccaaaatttaattttggtTTAGTCCCCTATATCAAATCAATCATGAGCACTGTTATTAGTGCAAATTAATATCAGGTGccacttaatttaatttaataaataatataagaaacCGTTAACATTTCCAtcaaatgattatttatttatgtttaataGCACTAATGAAAATGactttatatataatttgtgaTATGTGACTTTATATCTAACTAATGTCACTATGTATATGTGCAGCATTCTTTGTTACATTATTTAGAAACATTAGGAGAAAGACAGAGGCTGGAAAAAATACTAGACATTCAAATCACAAAGACAAGCTTAATACTGCGTAAGTGTCAAACTCCAAAACTACAATCATTGAGGATTAATGATGATGAGATAATAAGTggtgaagaagatgaggaaaaacataataataacattGACAAGATGATTTCCAAATCATGGGATAAGAACATGTTGGAAGTGAACTTATTAGTGGCCACAATCATAGCAAGCATCACATTCGCCGCAGTTGTTTCAATGCCCGGTGGATACGATGATGACAACGAGCAATATAAGGGGATGCCAAACTTGAGAGAAAAAACAAGTTTCAAATTCTTTTTGTTGTTTGATTCTGTGGCTTTTGGTTCAGCAGTTGCCTCAATGATTATCCACTTTTTACTTGTATCAGCTTCAAAGTTTTTTGGGAGAAGTGTACACTATCCTTTTAAGACCATAATGGCATTAACATATCTTTGCATTGCCTACACAGTATTGGCATTTCTTACAGCCATTGCATCAGTCCTCGAACTAACCGACGAAATAACATCTGTGTCTCGTCCTGCTATCTGCGCCGCCGGCTTCTCTTTTATCCTCCCAGTCATTATGTACATCCTTTCTTTCATTTTTAGATGTTATCGCTACAACTACTATGTTATGTCCACAAGAATCTACATAAAGGCATCCTTAACAAGAATCATCAATATGTAATATATGAGAGGATCGATGAGAATTCATACAACAAATCTAAGTTTGGTATGTTCTTTCAGCATGATCGGGTCTGAGTTAAGGCGAACTAGGTCTGTGCCTAGAGCCTATCCAACCAAGGGGTCAATAATTTCTATTTTCCTAAGGCCCACCTAATCTCAGGGCCAGCTTTGTCTTTTAGTTACTATGATTTTTCAGTTGAGGAAATTATATTGTATACCCACTTTATATTACtggttttaaattttattgttattttcattttctttaaaatatactCACTTTTATAAATGATGTCTCTATTATACTTCTTaagttaatataaattatatgctaAAATTAAGTAGAGGGTGATAATATATTGGGCAATTTATTCACAAAAATGAGTACATTTTAATAAAACATAATATGagagtatttttgattaatagatacaaaaaagaaatattCCTTAATTCAACATGATATGTAGTGTTGGTTTGGCAATTAACTAATTCTCTCTTTGTATTGGTTACACTTACATGTAGTTAGTTCTGTTAATAGAACCTGTTTTGTTACTTTTAGTAGTTATAAATACTGAGAAATTTACatagtatactaacttttgttattttttttacaaaaatactgccaggtggtactttttacttttttactgtgtttttttataagtttcatactgcagtatactgtgttaagttttcactggtgttctactagtgttttttagttgttctactgctgttttgagttgttctgctttgtgttttactggtgttttataaaaacacggtatttttgaaattttttccgtgtgacagtatttttgtaaaagttaacccaaattccagtatttttgtaagtttccctataTGCTTCTTAATATTTTCATTGAATCACAAGAAAgtgtaagttgaaaaataccatttttattaattaattgatcaaatttacttctaattttatatttaattgaaacatacctctttttatatgtattgtacccaaaataccctgacataagagagtcacatggagagaatcttgaagtgacaggggcaaaattggtacaatgtttaaaaaaagagataaaaatgatggactttaaaaaagaggataaaaataaaagaggacaatataaaaagggtatagagtgtaatttcctcgaaaattttttcatgggtctgtttctttctttctttgacACTCTCATTTGTAACATACTTATATACAGGGGCAGACTTAAACTACAATACGTTTGCGcctataacaacaaaaaaaactcattttaaaaatacatatttttttaagtgatttttgaaaataccactttttcatTTGAAAAGGGATCCAATAATTTTGTTACTAACCTAAGACCCAAATAGTGGGGGAGGAATGCTTTGAATCAATTTTACATGTTTTGAATGTTTGTTTCTTCACAAAGATGCCTTCTAGAATCAATTTTTGATGtactcaattttttattttttattattattgtcatatattagaatgaacaatATGACTTGACAATATGAGATATATACAAGTATTATGTctaaaatacaaatataatctctatttatttaattattgattGATTTTGATAGAAGTGTGTTTGAAACATTAAGTTCAAATCTAAAGTTTCATGGGGTTTTGTTGATTAATTGGAAATGTTTGGCAATTGGCTTATACCTATTTTAAAGGACTCAAATTACAATGAAATTACCTATAGCTACCATTACCAAGCCTTAACCCCATAAAAGAAATTTTGTAATTGGATAAAATtaaatctattaaaaaaattagaatgaaACTTTACTCTCATAGTTGAATTGGGAATATTTTTTCTTggtaaacatattttatttgtTCTTACTCTAATACTGAAAATTTCTGTTTAGTATGCAGatccatattttattttatgcctATTTAACTTGTTTGTTTACTTGATGCATTTGGTTATGCAATTAGTTTAGTTGAAATAGCTCTGCTTATAGTGTACATTGTTTTGAATTGAGTTGATGTTGAAGATAACTATTGAGTCAAATGTGGTGGTAAGAGCATTCACTACCACATCCATTCCTTCCATGTACTATGGATTTTTCCACAAACATTCAAGTTGTCTCTTGTCTAAGACTTTTCAACAAATAAGATGTATGAAAACTACCCATATACCATTCAAGCGCCATTTTTTCGTCTCACTTAAGTTAAGCTGTCCAACACCATAATTAAGTGATATATATCGCTAttggtacaattcaatataagaaattgttAGCCATTCATAAGACTTCATCTCTCTCGTACTTATTATATGCACCGCGAAAGCTTAATTGTCATAATTAAGGTGCATCACATTATTTGCGTATTGGAGGGGATTAAAAGAGTATTCAGTACCACATAAAGTGACtaagatttttcaaaatatgtCTGAAAATTACTTACACCAATAGCATTAACTCCCATAAGGTTGTGCCTCTTGACTTATATCATCACATAAAATGGAAATGGATCATATTGGCACCATAATGAACTAGAAAATTAGTAATGgaatttctttcttttctagTTACCTTTGTTGTTTTAAACCTTCTTCTATTTAGAACAACTTTTGCAGTGGTTGATACCATTAGACCATCCGAATTCATGAGAGATAACAACACAGCTTTATTGGTATCAAAAGAAGGAAGGTTTGAGTTAGGATTCTTTACTCCAACAACCAGTTCATCAAAGAATCGTTATCTTGGAATTCGGTATAACAACATTCGAGGCGATCAAACTGTTGTTTGGCTTGCAAACCGATGTGAACCGATCAAAGATTCATCTGGCTCATTGACTATAGACAGCACAGGCAATCTTGTACTTTTTACAAGACAGAATAATAGGAGGAAACTAGTTTGGTCAACAAACTCGTCGAAACAAGCCCAAAAACCATTTGTTCAACTCTTGGATAATGGTAACTTGGTTTTGAGAGATGAGAAAGATGCAAACACAACAAAATATTTATGGGAAAGCTTTGATTATCCCACTGAGACAATCCTACCCGGGATGAAATTAGGATGGGACTTAAGGAGAGGTCTAAATAGGCGATTATCGTCGTGGAAGAGCTCTGATGATCCTTGTCATGGAGATTTCACTTATGGGATTGAGCTTGATGAACCAAACCATACATATCCTCAACTATTTATCCGTTATGGAACAACAAAATTCTTTCGAGAAGGGCCATGGAATGCGATAAGTTTCAGTGGAACTTCTAATAACAAATCAATTTCTTGGCATGATTCTGATTACCAATTTGTGCACAACAATGATGAAGTTTACTTCTCTTACAATGTCAAAAAAAACTCAAACATATCAAGAATTGTGTTGGGTGAAAGAGTACTTGAATACAAAGAATGGTTAGAAGAAAAACAAGTATGGAATTCTTATTACACTCTTCCAGGTGACCAATGTGACTACTATGGTACATGTGGAGCTAATTCACAATGTCTCTTAAATGAAGTACATACTATGTTTTGCAAATGTTTGGAAGGTTTTAAGCCAAAGAATCAAGAAAATTGGAACGCAATGAATTGGTCAGAAGGGTGTGTGCGAAATAGTACTAGTTTCGCGAgttgtgatgatgatgatgatgatgatcataaTAAAGAGAAAGATTTGTTCCTTGGATTTGTTAACTTGAAAGTTCCTGATAGTCAATATACTTGGGCAAGTAAGAGTGTAAATCTTGAGGAATGTAAGGCTAAATGCTTGACCAATTGTTCTTGTATGGCTTATAGCTTTACATACTCAGGTCTTAGTGAAGGGCCTAATGGCACTGATTGTGTCCTCTGGTTCGGCGATCTGTTTGATATTCGACAACCTTATTACGGCGGACAACATATCTACATTCGAATGCCCTTTCCAACTATAGGTACATACTTACATAGATTGAAAATGTTATGTTCTTATATGTTATATATTCGAATAATAATTACATGTCGAGTAAGAAAATTACAacacttttattattattgaggaAGTACTAATGTcttaattttctaaaattttcaCAATCTTGTACTCTTACACACTTTGGACTATTTTTCTCAAACTTGATATCTTAATTTcactaaaattttctaattttctaactCCTTAATCTAGTTTCTACtattcatttaaataattttctatgttcttttaaaAACTTTTTAGAGTCTTCTACGTTTtagaaatttcttaaaaatattttcgaacactctaaaatatatttagatttagTAACCACTTTTAACATTACACACAGTGATATGAAATGTTATATtcttatatgttatatatactaTACACAGTGTAAATTTATGATCGTTTTATGGTCGTACAGTGTAATTTTTGGAAAGTTATTTCgctaataaaattttcatatttGACTATTTTTACATATATTTGTAAAATAGTACAACAACTCATCTGAAAAAACTGTTATGTTTtggttataataaataataattagtatgttTCTTACAATGGACTTTCTTTCATTGTGAAAAAGCAAGAAGTGGTGGTAATGGTAAGTTTAAGGTGGAGAGAGCAGTGATAATTTCAGCTATCTTCCTCTTGATTGGATTAAGTTGTGGAATTATTTTAATTGGCTTTTACATTCGTAGAAGGAAGAGATATTTTAATGGTAACACTCTCTACCCTTTCACTTCAttctttccaattttttgtatttttaatgtaatattttgaCTAACAAATGTCCCTACATAGTTGAATAGAACAGAACAGAACAGAGTATTGTTTTTGCCaataagaaatttatgaattataTAGATGAACATTTAAGTGTGTTCTTAACATTCTTGATATGTGTTGTGTTATCttttgaaaacaaaattttTTGTTTACTAATTGCATCAACTATTATAACCACTTGAGGTTAGCTCAAGTAAATGTGTGTGGGGTCCTGAGATCGATCTTAAGTTGTGTAatgtaatgtatatataaacggttcaatagaaaaaaattacatcaactATTATTATATCTTCCGATTCTTGACAGCCGGTGATACTTTACCGAAGAGAAACAAAAGCGAAGACGAAGACTTGGAGTTTCCATCATTCGACCAACATACACTGAGTATTGCCACTGATAATTTTTCGGAGAATAATAAGCTCGGTGAGGGTGGTTTTGGACCTGTATACAAAGTAAGCTTCGTATTCGAAAACGtgcattttttcttcttttttttcaagttgacaTAAGTAAGCAATTATCTTCATTGTGACATAATAGGGTACACTTGAAGGAGGTCAAGAAATTGCTGTGAAGAGGCTATCAATGTATTCTGGACAAGGAGCCAATGAGttcaaaaatgaaattaaactaATTGCTAAGCTTCAACATCGAAATCTTGTCAAGATATTTGGTTATTGTATTCATAGAGAAATGAAACTATTGATTTATGAATACATGTCCAATAAAAGTCTTGACTATTTCATTTTTGGTAACACTCTTTTCACCTCTTTTAAAAGTATTACATACATGAGATGTtttgtaaatataatttttcaattttgttcCAATATTAAAATTAGAAGCCTACACTTGCAGATGAAATACACAGGAGATTGTTAGAGTGGCCTAAGCGCTTTCAAATTGTATGTGGAATTGCTAAGGGGCTTCTCTATCTTCATCATGATTCGAGATTGAGAATCATACATCGAGATCTCAAGGCTAGTAATGTGTTACTTGATGAAGACATGAATCCCAAAATTTCGGACTTTGGTTTGGCTAGAACTTTTGGTGGTGACCAAATAGAAGAAAACACAAAGAAAGTAGTTGGAACTTAGTAAGTCATCTAAAAAAACAGTTTAGTTTCTTTAATAGAAATCTATTACATACTTATTAATAATGTTATGCAAATGTAGTGGTTATATGGCGCCAGAATATGCCTCTGATGGCCTATTCTCAATAAAATCGGACGTGTTTAGCTTTGGAACATTGATGCTTGAAATTGTAAGTGGAAAGAGAAGCAGAGGCTTTTATGATGAAAATAACGGACTTAACCTCATTGGATTGGTAAGTGtacacaccaaaaaaaaaaactttttattaAAGTCACATTATTAGTGAaactatctatttttttttctttttagttttaaattAGAGTTTTTAGCGGCTAAACCCTCATAACTATTATTTCACTTGCACTTAACTCTAGCTTAAATTTTGGTGACAAAACCTTTCAAATTTGGCCTTTAACAAATTTAAGTTGTCATTCGATTAACTGTCATGTGTACACTCTTATACACGTGACACGTTTATATTAGTAtatctaatattattattttaaaatttattttaaaattaaataaaattataaaaataaaaaataaatatttaaaaaataaaaaacattataaattttgaaataattttttataatttttaaatagtaATATTAGATGTACCAATATAAACGTGACACCAAGGCCGACCCTAGGCTAAGGCGGGCTAAGCCAACACCTAGGATCTACTCCTATTAGGGGgccagatgaaaaaaaaaacttataataaatatacatactttttaataatttttaaaaatatcacttaTTGTTATAAAAATAGCCCAAAAAATTGTTCTTTCTAGGACCCAAATTAACTCAAGGCCGGTCCTGCGTGACACATGTACAAGAGTGTACACATAAGCAGTTTATGTTGACAGTTaactgtgaaaaatagataacaccttaaatttgctaacagttcaataatttagagagttTTACCACATC from Cannabis sativa cultivar Pink pepper isolate KNU-18-1 chromosome 2, ASM2916894v1, whole genome shotgun sequence encodes:
- the LOC133034615 gene encoding G-type lectin S-receptor-like serine/threonine-protein kinase At4g27290 isoform X2; the encoded protein is MEFLSFLVTFVVLNLLLFRTTFAVVDTIRPSEFMRDNNTALLVSKEGRFELGFFTPTTSSSKNRYLGIRYNNIRGDQTVVWLANRCEPIKDSSGSLTIDSTGNLVLFTRQNNRRKLVWSTNSSKQAQKPFVQLLDNGNLVLRDEKDANTTKYLWESFDYPTETILPGMKLGWDLRRGLNRRLSSWKSSDDPCHGDFTYGIELDEPNHTYPQLFIRYGTTKFFREGPWNAISFSGTSNNKSISWHDSDYQFVHNNDEVYFSYNVKKNSNISRIVLGERVLEYKEWLEEKQVWNSYYTLPGDQCDYYGTCGANSQCLLNEVHTMFCKCLEGFKPKNQENWNAMNWSEGCVRNSTSFASCDDDDDDDHNKEKDLFLGFVNLKVPDSQYTWASKSVNLEECKAKCLTNCSCMAYSFTYSGLSEGPNGTDCVLWFGDLFDIRQPYYGGQHIYIRMPFPTIAGDTLPKRNKSEDEDLEFPSFDQHTLSIATDNFSENNKLGEGGFGPVYKGTLEGGQEIAVKRLSMYSGQGANEFKNEIKLIAKLQHRNLVKIFGYCIHREMKLLIYEYMSNKSLDYFIFDEIHRRLLEWPKRFQIVCGIAKGLLYLHHDSRLRIIHRDLKASNVLLDEDMNPKISDFGLARTFGGDQIEENTKKVVGTYGYMAPEYASDGLFSIKSDVFSFGTLMLEIVSGKRSRGFYDENNGLNLIGLAWTLMKEGNEFKLIDKYLLKDPFDNMEEALRCIHIGLLCVQQKPVDRPNMSSVILMLSGEKVLPHPKPPAYFTISDLWDGDRSSSTIPPSCNTSITVVEGR
- the LOC133034615 gene encoding G-type lectin S-receptor-like serine/threonine-protein kinase At4g27290 isoform X1, with the translated sequence MEFLSFLVTFVVLNLLLFRTTFAVVDTIRPSEFMRDNNTALLVSKEGRFELGFFTPTTSSSKNRYLGIRYNNIRGDQTVVWLANRCEPIKDSSGSLTIDSTGNLVLFTRQNNRRKLVWSTNSSKQAQKPFVQLLDNGNLVLRDEKDANTTKYLWESFDYPTETILPGMKLGWDLRRGLNRRLSSWKSSDDPCHGDFTYGIELDEPNHTYPQLFIRYGTTKFFREGPWNAISFSGTSNNKSISWHDSDYQFVHNNDEVYFSYNVKKNSNISRIVLGERVLEYKEWLEEKQVWNSYYTLPGDQCDYYGTCGANSQCLLNEVHTMFCKCLEGFKPKNQENWNAMNWSEGCVRNSTSFASCDDDDDDDHNKEKDLFLGFVNLKVPDSQYTWASKSVNLEECKAKCLTNCSCMAYSFTYSGLSEGPNGTDCVLWFGDLFDIRQPYYGGQHIYIRMPFPTIARSGGNGKFKVERAVIISAIFLLIGLSCGIILIGFYIRRRKRYFNAGDTLPKRNKSEDEDLEFPSFDQHTLSIATDNFSENNKLGEGGFGPVYKGTLEGGQEIAVKRLSMYSGQGANEFKNEIKLIAKLQHRNLVKIFGYCIHREMKLLIYEYMSNKSLDYFIFDEIHRRLLEWPKRFQIVCGIAKGLLYLHHDSRLRIIHRDLKASNVLLDEDMNPKISDFGLARTFGGDQIEENTKKVVGTYGYMAPEYASDGLFSIKSDVFSFGTLMLEIVSGKRSRGFYDENNGLNLIGLAWTLMKEGNEFKLIDKYLLKDPFDNMEEALRCIHIGLLCVQQKPVDRPNMSSVILMLSGEKVLPHPKPPAYFTISDLWDGDRSSSTIPPSCNTSITVVEGR